In Pseudomonas sp. MYb327, one DNA window encodes the following:
- a CDS encoding DNA-3-methyladenine glycosylase, with protein sequence MSNLTVRASATSLPTGLPDAFFDRDAQVLARDLLGKVIRHRVGDLWLSARIIETEAYYCAEKGSHASLGYTEKRKALFLDGGHIYMYYARGGDSLNFSAQGPGNAVLIKSAYPWVDELSGPASLAQMLLNNPNAQGHPRPSQKLCAGQTLLCKSLGLKVPAWDAKRFDHDILLVEDVGQTPAHILQTTRLGIPHGRDEHLMYRFVDATYAAYCTRNPVRRGQVEGRDYFVLS encoded by the coding sequence ATGTCCAACCTGACTGTTCGAGCGTCCGCCACGAGCCTGCCCACGGGCCTTCCGGACGCGTTTTTCGACCGAGACGCGCAAGTTCTGGCCCGGGATTTACTGGGCAAAGTTATCCGCCACCGGGTCGGCGACCTGTGGCTAAGCGCCCGGATCATCGAGACCGAAGCCTATTACTGCGCAGAAAAAGGCAGCCACGCGTCGCTCGGTTACACAGAAAAACGTAAGGCTTTATTTCTGGATGGTGGCCACATCTATATGTATTACGCGCGGGGCGGCGATTCCCTGAACTTCAGCGCCCAAGGCCCGGGCAACGCTGTGCTGATCAAATCCGCCTACCCTTGGGTCGACGAATTGAGCGGTCCGGCGAGCCTGGCGCAGATGCTGCTGAATAACCCCAACGCCCAAGGCCACCCGCGCCCGTCGCAAAAGCTCTGTGCCGGGCAAACCTTGTTGTGCAAATCCTTGGGCCTGAAGGTGCCGGCCTGGGACGCCAAGCGTTTCGACCATGATATTTTGCTGGTAGAAGACGTCGGCCAGACACCAGCGCATATCCTCCAGACCACGCGCCTGGGCATTCCCCATGGGCGCGACGAACACCTGATGTACCGTTTCGTCGACGCGACTTACGCCGCCTATTGCACGCGGAACCCGGTGCGACGGGGCCAGGTCGAAGGTCGCGATTATTTTGTGCTGTCCTGA